The region GCTTTTCCAGACTTTGACGATGCGGCGGTTCTTTTTATTGAACACCGAAGCATTCTTTGCCCGCTGCCGCGCAGACCACCATTTGGCAAACGCCCTCCCGACAATAGAGAAGATAACCACCGTGGTCATCATGCCCGCAATCGTTAGCAGCACAGACTCCAGGTACGTCAGTCCGGCAGCAACACCCGCTAAAGGCCCTCCGATAAACTTCACCATACTCGCCAGGTATACCGAAAGGTATTTTAATATTTCTACAGACACAGGGGGCTCTCCTAGTAAAATGATGTCTACTCCGGGGCTGAGGTAGTACCAAATAGCTTATACGAAGCTCAGCGAATTTCATGTATGCGTATAAAACCCTTACTCCGGCACCGTGTAAACTGCTGCAATGGCGGCTAAGCCTAAGCTAAGGTGATACTATATTTTCGGGCCGAAGGCAAGGTCGCCGGCGTCGCCGAGACCCGGCACAATGTATGACTTCTCGTTCAGGTGATCATCCAACGCGCCCAGCCAGACATGCGCCTCGGGCACCTGCTCCTGCACGTAGGCCAGGCCCTCAGGGGCGGCAATGGCGGCGGCAAAGTGCACCTGCAGCGGCTTTCCGTGGCGCAGCATGCCCTGGTAAGATTTTACCAGCGAGCGGCCGGTAGCCAGCATCGGGTCTGCCAGAATCAGGATCTTGTCATGCAGGTCGGTAGAGGCCAGGTACTCCATGTTGATCTGCAGCGCTGTGTTCTCCTCCTCCACACGGTAAGCGCCCACAAAAGTGCTGTAGGCCTTATCAAAATAGTTCAGCATACCGTTATACAACGGCAGCCCCGCCCGAAGAATGGTAGCCAGCACCGGCTGCTCGGCCAGCAGCAGTGTCTGGGTCTCGGCCAGCGGCGTGGTAATGGTTGCCTCTCGATACGGAAGCGTTTTAGAAATCTCGTAGGCCAACAACTCCCCCAGGCGCTCC is a window of Pontibacter kalidii DNA encoding:
- the upp gene encoding uracil phosphoribosyltransferase yields the protein MEKKQVHILTDTPSLANHYVAELRDVQVHGDSMRFRRNLERLGELLAYEISKTLPYREATITTPLAETQTLLLAEQPVLATILRAGLPLYNGMLNYFDKAYSTFVGAYRVEEENTALQINMEYLASTDLHDKILILADPMLATGRSLVKSYQGMLRHGKPLQVHFAAAIAAPEGLAYVQEQVPEAHVWLGALDDHLNEKSYIVPGLGDAGDLAFGPKI